Proteins from a single region of Parambassis ranga chromosome 16, fParRan2.1, whole genome shotgun sequence:
- the LOC114448941 gene encoding cortexin-3: protein MDVPRMAEDLFSSTLSSSGGGHHVPSYLTLEQKAAFVFVLLLFIFLALLIVRCFRILLDPYRSMPSSNWTDHTEKDTFDYRIV, encoded by the coding sequence ATGGATGTGCCCAGGATGGCTGAGGACCTCTTCAGCAGCACGCTGTCCTCGTCGGGAGGCGGCCATCATGTGCCTTCCTACCTGACGTTGGAGCAGAAGGCGGCCTTCGTCTTcgtgctgctgcttttcatcTTCCTGGCCCTGCTCATCGTGCGGTGTTTCCGCATCCTGCTGGACCCCTACCGGAGTATGCCCTCATCCAACTGGACAGaccacacagagaaagacacatTTGATTACCGCATCGTCTGA